Proteins co-encoded in one Bremerella sp. TYQ1 genomic window:
- a CDS encoding DUF1592 domain-containing protein: MPDNGYGEELSPEMNKWGQRYAKDILPIIESKCLDCHQGAESEGEFDLGGFMTADTAAKGGDVWERVARRIRQNEMPPEGSPGLNDQQKGAFYGWLDSRPDQKLCNQLASDETQAWYRGHVMSRRLTRTEYRNAVRDLVGLELKPEELPPSDGAGGEGFDTVGDALFTSPIHLEAYLGAADRMIETALPETADGASDAVRRAREQILIVDAKSPEDRDAARKVIAAFAKRAWRRPIHTEELDRLMMIYDAALARKASFVAAVRQPLKAVLVSPHFLFVVESEPDAGGVQRITPHQLATRMALFIWSSIPDERLMQLADEGALYDEAVVRDEVRRMLADPKANALGENFGLQWLGLRDFGKGTRPDAEVFPQFSEELAADMREEAVRTVAGVFRDDAPLTNLIDADYLYANGRLAQFYGLELSPDADWQQVKLADRQRGGVMTMASVLTSSSYPRRTSPVLRGRWILEEVLGSRVPPPPPNVPALEESHEEGKSLTLREQLEIHRKKAECASCHNRMDPLGFGLENFDGIGRWRDTDNGQPIDSEGKLPSGDTFNGPEQLKTVLMKRRGEFQKHFVRKLVGFAYGRELNKFDACVVDDCLKRLKEQDGKAAVLIEEIVVSYPFQHRYFKANK, encoded by the coding sequence ATGCCTGACAATGGTTACGGCGAAGAGCTCTCCCCCGAGATGAACAAGTGGGGCCAGCGTTACGCAAAGGATATCCTGCCGATCATCGAGTCGAAATGCCTCGATTGTCACCAGGGTGCCGAGTCGGAAGGCGAGTTCGACTTGGGCGGCTTCATGACCGCCGACACCGCCGCCAAGGGGGGCGACGTATGGGAACGCGTGGCCCGACGGATCCGCCAGAACGAAATGCCCCCCGAAGGCAGCCCCGGTCTGAACGATCAGCAAAAGGGAGCGTTCTACGGCTGGTTGGACTCGCGACCTGATCAGAAGCTGTGCAACCAGTTGGCCTCCGACGAAACGCAGGCATGGTACCGCGGCCATGTGATGAGCCGCCGGCTGACGCGAACCGAATACCGCAACGCGGTGCGTGACCTGGTCGGGCTGGAGCTCAAGCCGGAAGAGCTTCCTCCATCCGATGGAGCGGGAGGTGAAGGATTCGACACCGTCGGCGACGCATTGTTTACTTCGCCGATTCACTTGGAAGCCTATCTTGGCGCGGCCGATCGAATGATCGAAACGGCGTTGCCAGAGACCGCCGACGGGGCGTCGGATGCCGTGCGTCGTGCACGCGAACAGATTTTGATTGTCGATGCCAAGTCACCGGAGGATCGGGACGCGGCTCGAAAAGTGATCGCGGCGTTCGCCAAAAGAGCATGGCGTCGCCCGATACATACAGAAGAACTCGATCGGCTGATGATGATTTACGACGCGGCACTCGCGCGGAAGGCCTCGTTCGTCGCGGCCGTTCGGCAGCCGCTGAAGGCAGTGTTGGTTTCGCCCCACTTTCTGTTCGTCGTCGAATCCGAACCGGACGCTGGCGGGGTTCAGCGGATCACGCCGCATCAATTGGCAACGCGGATGGCTCTGTTCATCTGGTCGTCGATCCCGGACGAGCGGCTGATGCAGTTGGCAGACGAAGGCGCGTTGTACGACGAAGCAGTCGTACGGGATGAAGTACGCCGCATGCTCGCCGATCCAAAGGCGAACGCACTGGGCGAGAACTTCGGCCTGCAATGGCTCGGACTACGAGACTTCGGCAAGGGAACCCGTCCCGACGCCGAGGTGTTCCCGCAGTTCAGCGAGGAACTTGCCGCCGACATGCGAGAGGAAGCAGTACGAACGGTTGCTGGCGTTTTCCGCGACGATGCCCCGCTGACCAACTTGATCGATGCCGACTACCTTTACGCGAACGGCCGTTTAGCACAGTTTTATGGCCTGGAATTATCGCCTGATGCGGACTGGCAGCAAGTGAAACTGGCCGACCGGCAACGCGGTGGGGTGATGACGATGGCCAGCGTTTTAACTTCGTCGTCCTACCCACGCCGAACAAGTCCGGTCCTTCGCGGCCGTTGGATTTTGGAAGAGGTATTGGGATCGCGCGTTCCGCCACCGCCGCCCAATGTACCAGCGTTGGAGGAATCGCACGAAGAAGGCAAATCGCTTACGCTTCGCGAACAGTTAGAGATTCACCGGAAAAAAGCAGAGTGTGCGAGTTGCCACAATCGGATGGATCCGCTCGGATTCGGTTTGGAGAACTTCGACGGCATCGGTCGTTGGCGAGACACCGACAACGGTCAACCGATCGATTCGGAAGGGAAGCTTCCGTCCGGCGATACGTTCAACGGACCAGAGCAACTGAAGACCGTCCTGATGAAACGTCGCGGCGAGTTTCAAAAGCATTTCGTCCGCAAGCTGGTCGGTTTCGCGTATGGGCGAGAGCTGAATAAGTTCGATGCCTGCGTGGTCGACGATTGTTTGAAACGGCTGAAAGAACAAGACGGCAAAGCAGCCGTGCTGATTGAAGAGATCGTTGTTTCGTATCCGTTTCAGCATCGATACTTCAAAGCGAACAAATAA